Proteins encoded by one window of Yamadazyma tenuis chromosome 2, complete sequence:
- a CDS encoding uncharacterized protein (EggNog:ENOG503P5AE; COG:S; BUSCO:EOG0926213Z): MLNQIQKADIQRITSGQVIIDLLSIVKELVENSIDASSDLIEIAFKEHGLETIEINDNGHGIPPEDHKTLCLKHFTSKISRFEDLDSVQTLGFRGEALSSICSVASVQITTSTKESLPGATELEYDHMGELVKQEIVLNKRTDSGMKISVSDIFKNLPVRQKNFVKNIKKEFNKMISFLYNYIIINPQIKFVVTNSVAGKKKVLISTQRTGSLLNNFIIIYGTKSVESLKPIDIEVNSNFKVSGYISSLSIGKGRSIKDKQHLYLNNRPIIHSEMMKLINEVYNQFNNLQFPVFILNVLINDSIDVNLNPDKTRINFSQDLNEFRQELVRFWESENMEQQLVLKPSKDPKPQDHKPKPDIISTKRIPIELSAPKPKKPKFANYMNEEIFKTQNLKTTVNSHYIRLKSHKKGVVSLKSKDDTHPGDERLVEKEISVSKLQFNQMQLIGQFNLGFILTRLQDNLFIVDQHASDEKYNYEDLKNKFRVQSQQLITPIPLNLNLVEIQKLSEFINLVENNGFKVNDDNQITHLPTYKNIQFDKEDLVELLSQLPPALPGPVTGKPSISSASSTQPEFFSFDPDMIFQPFPYENKPYKSFTQPSPITLAYQTPFYPQIDTPPQPQIFPLPNQTHSQGLIQRVMSPPAAVHSQMSLTPQFTDQLTQPQPLASSPQPGYTAYHTPIPMPVTTQMQAQAQIVPNSSYINSELPNYQIIDYEVPFNPIHFNGYDHGNSNLASINETPKMNREKTSLPNCQVKPTKFSKQKYSELKEPRDPLAVYYYMPVWDRESSRTFWFGFFMSSFTNPIFNSFLLDKSLGLLLANVNVVLNSEYLKNFHNTYHPVSSIKIKKEDNGELDKVSDPGETKEKKYHDFFFDKHVLNTFIKFSYIYYAKLIKCIRDGLTLSDIEDTIRISFLSSYSSYFLLNSTAGTTIKLCNGTSSLLKKFVGECKNYNQLLPRVKYITDILHNHVNFCLVPDLNFDVIDTITEQFQMFKNFLTNSTNLYQSLKDSVSIRDFLPKHDCIEFENFLNYLNNDFRTELNHINKEYNTEDDNIRIVSVKSLYELVNKYFKMLPSLANSIGPNVFVIQRVFYLFFIATGKALIHILTPIKSILNIDCTNVFYPIIDFDCGVFKVDKEKDSLNDLQFEEFNGKTKNLLRLINFYNLRSLFYGHFLSNKSVLDSKYLKLVDGSIGDVKLVEICPKKLDFSEVPLKFNKKFEFKIGLENLPRFPEFDYYPKECFENPNGICEYPGEFNYDIGLSSCDFNPSKLVEEFLNHQKTKWEFNTVRLSAMQTRSLYFDESRKTVSESLNLDD; the protein is encoded by the exons ATGTTGAACCAAATACAAAAGGCAGATATCCAGAGAATCACATCTGGGCAGGTGATTATAGATCTTTTGTCCATTGTCAAGGAGCTTGTGGAAAACAGCATTGACGCCAGCAGTGATTTGATCGAAATCGCGTTCAAAGAACATGGACTAGAGaccattgaaatcaatgataaTGGCCATGGTATCCCTCCAGAAGACCATAAGACCCTCTGCTTGAAACACTTCACGTCCAAAATCTCAAGGtttgaagatcttgatcTGGTCCAGACGTTGGGGTTCAGAGGAGAAGCATTGAGTTCAATATGTTCTGTTGCATCGGTTCAAATCACCACCAGTACCAAGGAAAGCTTACCAGGGGCCACCGAGTTGGAATACGACCATATGGGTGAGCTTGTGAAGCAGGAAATAGTTTTGAACAAGAGGACGGATTCGGGCATGAAGATATCTGTTTCAGACATATTCAAAAACTTGCCTGTCCGTCAGAAGAACTTTgtgaagaatatcaaaaaagagttcaacaagatgaTTCTGTTTCTCTACAACtacatcatcatcaaccCCCAAATAAAGTTTGTGGTGACAAACCTGGTGGCaggaaagaagaaggtgttAATTTCCACTCAACGCACGGGCTCACTCTTAAATAACTTCATTATCATCTACGGCACCAAATCGGTTGAGTCACTTAAGCCAATAGATATTGAAGTtaactccaacttcaaagttCTGGGATACATATCTTCACTTTCCATTGGTAAAGGAAGGTCTATCAAGGATAAACAACACCTCTACTTGAACAACCGCCCGATTATTCACAGTGAGATGATGAAGCTTATCAACGAGGTTTACAACCAGTTCAATAATCTCCAATTCCCGGTGTTCATTTTGAACGTGCTTATAAACGATAGTATTGACGTGAATTTAAACCCAGATAAGACCCGAATCAACTTCTCCCAGGACTTGAACGAGTTCAGACAAGAGTTAGTGAGGTTCTGGGAATCTGAGAACATGGAGCAACAACTTGTGCTCAAGCCAAGTAAAGACCCCAAACCTCAAGACCATAAACCCAAACCCGATATAATATCCACAAAACGGATCCCTATCGAATTGTCGGCCCCTAAACCCAAAAAACCTAAATTCGCCAACTACATGAACGAAGAGATCTTCAAAACCCAGAACTTAAAAACGACAGTAAACCTGCATTATATCCGCTTGAAATCGCACAAAAAAGGGGTGGTCAGCCTTAAACTGAAAGACGATACACACCCAGGTGACGAACGgcttgttgaaaaagagatCTCCGTCAGCAAACTTCAATTTAATCAAATGCAACTTATCGGACAATTCAATCTAGGGTTCATATTGACAAGACTACAAGATAATCTCTTTATTGTGGACCAACATGCGTCTGATGAAAAATACAACTACGAAGACCTCAAAAATAAATTTAGGGTGCAAAGTCAGCAGCTCATAACCCCCATCCCTTTGAATTTGAACCTTGTGGAAATACAAAAGCTAAGCGAATTTATTAATTTGGTAGAGAACAATGGGTTCAAAGTAAACGACGATAATCAGATCACTCACTTGCCCACATACAAAAATATCCAATTTGATAAAGAGGATTTAGTCGAGCTTTTAAGCCAACTTCC TCCCGCATTGCCTGGTCCTGTTACTGGTAAACCAAGCATCCTGAGTGCTCTGTCCACTCAACCTGAGTTTTTTTCGTTTGATCCCGACATGATTTTCCAGCCTTTTCCATATGAGAATAAGCCGTACAAGTCCTTCACTCAGCCGTCTCCTATAACCTTAGCGTACCAGACACCATTCTATCCACAAATAGATACTCCTCCGCAACCACAAATCTTCCCACTACCCAACCAAACCCATCTGCAAGGCTTGATTCAGCGAGTAATGTCTCCTCCGGCTGCTGTACACTCTCAGATGTCGCTAACTCCACAATTCACCGACCAATTGACGCAGCCCCAGCCGCTAGCCTCATCCCCACAGCCGGGATACACGGCGTACCACACGCCCATACCAATGCCCGTCACAACACAAATGCAAGCGCAAGCCCAAATTGTGCCCAACAGCAGCTACATTAATTCAGAGCTCCCCAACTATCAGATCATTGATTATGAGGTGCCCTTTAACCCTATCCACTTTAATGGCTACGACCATGGGAATAGCAACCTTGCTTCAATAAATGAGACTCCCAAGATGAATAGAGAGAAAACCAGCTTGCCGAATTGTCAAGTTAAACCCACAAAGTTTTCGAAACAAAAGTATAGTGAATTAAAGGAACCACGAGACCCACTTGCCGTCTACTACTATATGCCTGTCTGGGATAGAGAGTCATCTAGAACCTTTTggtttggtttcttcatgTCCAGTTTCACCAACCCTATTTTCAATTCATTTTTGCTTGATAAGTCTTTGGGATTATTATTAGCAAACGTCAATGTGGTGTTGAACAGtgaatacttgaagaatttccACAACACATATCATCCTGTTAGTTCCATAAAAATAAAGAAAGAAGATAACGGGGAATTGGACAAGGTTTCGGATCCAGGTGAAACTAAGGAGAAGAAGTACCATGActttttctttgacaaGCATGTTTTGAACACCTTCATCAAATTTAGTTATATCTACTatgccaagttgatcaaatgcATTCGAGATGGGTTGACCTTAAGTGACATAGAGGACACCATTCGTATTAGTTTCTTGTCATCATATTCCAGTtactttttgttgaattctACAGCAGGAACAACCATCAAGTTATGCAATGGAACCTCTTCgttattgaaaaagtttGTGGGTGAATGTAAGAACTATAATCAGTTATTACCTCGAGTCAAATACATTACTGACATTCTTCATAATCATGTTAACTTCTGCTTGGTTCCCGATTTGAACTTTGACGTGATCGATACCATCACCGAACAGTTCCAaatgttcaagaatttcTTGACGAATTCTACCAATCTTTATCAGTCTCTTAAAGATAGTGTGCTGATTAGAGATTTCTTGCCCAAACATGATTGTATcgagtttgaaaactttctcaattacttgaacaatgaCTTCCGTACCGAATTGAACCATATAAATAAGGAGTATAACACCGAAGATGATAATATTCGGATAGTATCGGTAAAATCATTGTATgaattggtcaacaaaTATTTCAAAATGTTGCCAAGTTTGGCTAACTCGATTGGGCCTAATGTGTTCGTTATCCAAAGAGTATTTTACTTATTCTTCATTGCCACTGGGAAAGCATTGATTCACATTTTAACCCCTATcaagtcgattttgaaTATTGACTGTACCAATGTATTCTATCCCATCATTGACTTTGACTGTggtgtcttcaaagttgacaaagaaaaggaTTCTTTGAATGATCTTcagtttgaagaattcaacGGCAAGACAAAGAATTTGTTGAGATTAATTAACTTTTACAACCTTCGGTCCTTATTTTATGGCCACTTTTTATCAAACAAGTCGGTTTTGGATTCAAAGTACTTAAAATTGGTGGATGGATCTATAGGAGATGTAAAGCTAGTTGAGATTTGTCCTAAAAAACTTGACTTCAGTGAGGTTCCATTGAAGTttaacaagaagtttgagtttAAGATTGGGTTGGAAAACTTGCCCAGGTTCCCTGAGTTTGACTATTATCCCAAAGAATGTTTCGAAAATCCCAATGGAATTTGTGAATACCCAGGTGAATTCAACTACGACATTGGATTGAGTTCATGCGATTTCAATCCTTCCAAATTGGTAGAAGAATTTTTGAACCATCAAAAGACCAAATGGGAGTTCAATACTGTGAGGCTATCAGCAATGCAAACCAGAAGCCTCTATTTCGATGAGAGTAGAAAGACTGTCAGCGAATCACTAAACCTTGATGACTAA
- a CDS encoding N2227-domain-containing protein (COG:G; EggNog:ENOG503NWES), producing MDDIEEYKALTSVFSAYYHFHQWEYDQLIKPRGIKYNSLPPDEQRLLPWYTQHTESLKQAINTNKQFTQFVALTICKQFGIEESPSSWYEAGHDDFDKVRSILLQLKREWGDEGEHERLVFERMICELNHKYPDFSARQHVNVLLPGCGLGRLVFEVVRNGYRAQGNEFSYHMLIMANFMLNFCSHPFQIHPYLHKFSNVCNRADQLRSVVILNHAGGTNGFEQLMLAHPDVPFMELMSMAAGSFTDLYGPDSLTTNSTSPNEFRATNKAHFEAVLTCFFLDTASNIIEYLKTIAYCLKKSGIWINLGPLLWHFENDFNTSHITLPSGEQVPTIMKGLELSRADLIQLIEDMGFQFEKMDTHEQRTVTIYAADPRLLSNFTYHCEFWICSQ from the coding sequence ATGGACGATATCGAAGAGTACAAAGCCCTCACGTCTGTATTTCTGGCCTACTACCATTTCCACCAGTGGGAATACGACCAGCTCATTAAGCCTCGTGGCATCAAGTACAACTCCCTCCCGCCCGATGAGCAGCGTCTCTTACCGTGGTATACGCAACATACCGAGTCGTTAAAGCAAgccatcaacaccaataaACAATTCACCCAATTCGTGGCCCTCACGATCTGTAAACAGTTCGGGATCGAGGAAAGCCCCTCGTCGTGGTACGAAGCCGGCCATGACGACTTCGACAAGGTCCGGTCCATTCTTTTGCAGCTTAAACGAGAATGGGGTGATGAGGGTGAGCACGAACGGCTAGTATTCGAGCGGATGATATGTGAATTGAACCACAAATACCCCGACTTCAGCGCCCGTCAACACGTTAACGTGCTTCTCCCCGGGTGTGGCTTGGGCCGACTTGTGTTTGAAGTGGTCCGCAATGGGTACCGGGCCCAGGGGAATGAGTTTAGCTACCATATGCTCATCATGGCCAACTTCATGTTAaatttttgcagccacccGTTTCAAATCCACCCATACTTACACAAGTTTTCTAACGTCTGCAACCGGGCGGATCAGCTTAGGctggtggtgattttgaaccATGCCGGTGGTACCAACGGCTTTGAACAGTTGATGCTAGCACACCCCGATGTCCCGTTTATGGAATTGATGTCTATGGCAGCAGGCTCGTTCACCGACCTCTACGGACCCGACCTGCTCACCACCAACAGCACGAGCCCCAACGAGTTCCGTGCCACCAACAAGGCACACTTTGAAGCGGTTCTTACATGCTTTTTTCTCGATACTGCGTCCAACATCATCGAATACTTGAAAACCATCGCATACTGTCTCAAAAAACTGGGGATTTGGATCAACTTGGGGCCACTTTTGTGGCACTTTGAAAAcgacttcaacacctcccACATCACACTCCCACTGGGGGAACAGGTTCCTACGATCATGAAAGGGCTTGAACTTTCCCGAGCAGATTTGATACAGCTCATTGAGGACATGGGGTTCCAGTTCGAGAAAATGGACACGCACGAGCAGCGGACCGTCACCATCTATGCAGCCGACCCTCGGCTCCTCTCGAACTTCACCTACCACTGTGAATTCTggatttgcagccaataA
- a CDS encoding FAD dependent oxidoreductase (COG:E; EggNog:ENOG503NWKS), with translation MAYSREAKILVVGSGVFGLSSALNLVQNGYKNIEIFDRINHDKTKYNPLNGSDCASGDINKLFRIYYENKTLYSKLAISALDVWEQWNKDIQKLSEEDKSRFIDDDLELVRMSGAMRLNSTSALSAVELTNLEGFNELGLRDLQYNINSKKDTQRAKLVGLSAKLDVIDDWKQRKKVTTISGTLDGVGRMLKADKACFYVKILLEQQGVKFHYDDAGTFISPITDGCEIKGIKTKDGKSHFADLVIVSAGPWSTSLVPALEHHARASLANIVYLEIPKSRQDLINKYSEYPHIQWKTTSSEFDRNKNHSDGEGGFAFFPPTKKEGILKVNTRQLKYWNPVKVDGKYVSVPKTLGDEKLPKSVIQEAKDILMAIAPDVVSLTGIKVTSKLLWYTDAINSDFVIDFVPGYKNLIVATGGSSHGFKFLPVLGRTVVDRINGVSNDYTELFRWKSTDDIVQDNYGLKQDVEKQDYRKFDNAEFLEQQDLIYTEEDLKRLESVVL, from the coding sequence ATGGCTTATTCCAGAGAAgcaaagatcttggtggtcGGATCcggtgtttttggactcTCTAGTGCCTTGAATTTGGTACAAAATGGCTACAAAAATATAGAGATCTTTGACAGAATTAATCACGATAAGACCAAGTACAACCCATTGAATGGATCTGACTGCGCCAGTGGAGATATCAACAAACTCTTCAGAATCTACTATGAAAACAAAACCCTTTACTCCAAGTTGGCGATTCTGGCTTTGGACGTGTGGGAACAGTGGAATAAAGATATCCAGAAACTTTCTGAAGAGGATAAAAGCCGTTTCATCGATGACgatttggagttggtgagAATGTCAGGAGCCATGAGACTTAACAGCACATCAGCATTGAGTGCAGTTGAACTCACCAATCTCGAAGGGTTCAATGAGCTTGGGTTACGGGACCTCCAATATAACATTAACTCGAAAAAAGATACTCAAAGGGCCAAGTTGGTTGGGTTGTCTGCCAAGTTGGATGTTATTGATGACTGGAAACAGAGGAAAAAAGTCACCACCATCTCCGGAACCTTGGACGGAGTGGGAAGAATGCTCAAAGCCGACAAAGCCTGCTTCTACGTCAAAATCCTCTTGGAGCAGCAGGGTGTCAAGTTTCATTATGACGATGCTGGTACGTTTATAAGCCCCATCACCgatggctgcgaaattaAAGGAATCAAAACCAAAGACGGAAAGTCCCACTTTGCAGACCTTGTGATTGTTAGTGCTGGGCCATGGTCAACATCTCTAGTGCCGGCGTTGGAGCATCATGCCAGAGCGTCGTTGGCCAACATTGTTTATCTCGAAATTCCTAAATCTAGAcaagacttgatcaacaagtactCAGAGTATCCCCATATCCAGTGGAAAACCACCTCAAGTGAGTTTGACAGAAACAAGAACCATTCAGATGGAGAAGGTGGGTTTGCTTTCTTTCCTCCCACAAAAAAGGAAGGGATCTTGAAGGTAAACACTAGACAACTCAAATACTGGAACCCAGTCAAGGTTGATGGAAAATACGTTTCTGTTCCCAAGACCTTGGGAGACGAGAAATTACCCAAGAGTGTTATCCAGGAAGCCAAAGACATATTGATGGCCATAGCTCCAGACGTTGTTTCTCTCACGGGAATCAAAGTGACCTCTAAACTTCTCTGGTATACCGATGCTATCAACAGTGATTTTGTGATCGACTTTGTGCCTGGgtacaaaaacttgattgtTGCAACTGGAGGGTCCTCCCATGGATTCAAGTTCTTGCCAGTGTTGGGAAGGACGGTGGTGGATAGAATTAACGGGGTTTCCAATGATTATACCGAATTATTCAGGTGGAAAAGCACTGACGacattgttcaagataATTATGGATTGAAGCAGGATGTGGAGAAACAGGACTACCGGAAGTTTGATAATGCAGAGTTCTTGGAGCAGCAGGATCTTATATATACAGAGGAGGATTTGAAGCGGTTGGAGTCTGTGGTGTTATAG
- a CDS encoding uncharacterized protein (COG:S; EggNog:ENOG503PGHT) produces MSPDVIKRRKHKNSKFGCPNCKRRRVKCTEDLPQCMNCVKHKVKCGYLDYSDDKLAQLKEYKEQHQRQLLQQDEDSYRLSNDSGKNSVSPDATTTAPPGEAVTGISIQPTKSNNSNLDDEINNLTLGFKPTSPAPIPPPLQSLHPPTHTANYTNLLNHGQNSISQNFDDLLPTASDLSIVYPVYYITNNQGLSPFSGQNVMNYEYPNLDGFYSNGQSLSPVDIQQQSLLQSLSSSVISQDLLIQMASPVPVKTEKFLPNAVASMHKFKRLTTERVDYRTLLINVVINLGPLINQGLASLLEIRELYSLWLNSFLFKSYESDLMFSCLINLTTNFLISNPFNNFNLIDSSANNFLHVTNMKNILIMVSIKYYAFVIKGIRLYLNKNFDPELCSSVSYILSLMSIYDPEATYNSTRCFSDGLFSVLKYNIDLSIKKGFTPPLLIPIHLRLMHNIEKSIYFPGYDPTFLQEYQVSLAEFGKFLSQTSMPGNPELYAILRKNYQNLWEFTHTTLSEYLPVLISQLEDNTIQQEILFRMTSRWVRLFPSRFLIIDDSAPLSEKVLYLYFKLFKKAMFAVFPQVKFYFLRDFDSPLMLDVFNYINDNEIFNSPQFDDPDLKHYRSQLKSQTAYLIRALNYFQKRLQFLYKTIVYQSSTKNLFPIEDRKDFIINIPELRKIFYESLDLKETNIKSFNHTFIRPYHFPHTGDIDMDDEPVDVELETLTPMGFLKDDTVGI; encoded by the coding sequence ATGTCGCCAGACGTCATtaagagaagaaaacaTAAAAACAGCAAGTTCGGCTGTCCCAACTGTAAGCGCAGGCGTGTCAAGTGTACCGAGGACCTCCCCCAGTGCATGAACTGCGTCAAGCATAAGGTAAAGTGTGGATACTTGGACTATTCCGATGATAAACTTGCCCAGTTGAAAGAATACAAAGAGCAACACCAACGACAGCTTTTGCAACAGGACGAAGACCTGTACCGCCTTCTGAACGATTCCGGCAAGAACTCGGTGTCGCCCGATGCAACCACCACGGCACCCCCTGGCGAAGCTGTGACGGGTATAAGTATCCAAcccaccaagtccaataaCTCGAATCTTGACGATGAGATCAATAACTTGACGCTAGGATTCAAACCCACCAGCCCGGCCCCAATACCGCCCCCCCTCCAGTCCTTACATCCCCCTACGCACACCGCTAACTACACAAATCTCCTCAACCATGGGCAAAACTCTATCAGCCAGAATTTTGACGATTTGCTTCCCACCGCATCGGACTTATCAATTGTGTATCCGGTCTACTACATTACCAATAACCAGGGGCTCTCACCGTTTCTGGGACAGAATGTGATGAACTACGAGTACCCGAATTTGGATGGGTTTTACTCCAATGGCCAGAGCCTCAGCCCGGTTGACATTCAGCAACAATCACTTTTGCAGAGCTTGAGCTCCTCCGTTATTTCTCAGGATCTCTTGATCCAGATGGCGTCGCCGGTCCCGGTCAAGACCGAAAAGTTCTTGCCCAACGCCGTGGCATCTATGCACAAGTTCAAGCGGTTGACCACAGAACGGGTGGACTACAGGACgttgttgatcaatgtGGTGATCAACCTAGGCCCGTTGATCAACCAGGGTCTTGCGTCGTTGCTCGAGATCCGGGAGCTCTACAGCTTGTGGTTGAACTCATTCTTGTTTAAGAGCTACGAGTCCGATTTGATGTTCAGttgtttgatcaacttgaccaccaactttttgatttccaaccctttcaacaacttcaacttaaTCGACCTGAGTGCCAACAACTTTCTCCACGTCACCAACATGAAGAACATCTTGATAATGGTGTCGATAAAGTACTACGCCTTTGTCATCAAGGGGATCCGGTTGTATTTGAATAAAAATTTTGATCCTGAGTTGTGCTCGTCCGTGAGCTACATCTTGAGCTTAATGTCCATCTACGACCCGGAGGCCACCTACAATTCCACACGGTGTTTCTCGGACGGGTTGTTCAGTGTGTTGAAGTATAACATCGATTTGTCAATCAAAAAGGGGTTTACGCCGCCTCTTCTCATCCCTATCCACTTGAGGTTGATGCACAACATCGAAAAGAGCATCTACTTTCCGGGGTACGACCCAACATTTTTACAAGAGTACCAGGTGCTGTTGGCGGAGTTTGGGAAGTTTTTGAGTCAAACCTCCATGCCTGGTAACCCCGAGTTGTATGCTATTCTCCGTAAAAACTACCAGAATTTGTGGGAATTTACTCACACCACTTTGAGTGAGTATTTGCCAGTTTTGATCTCCCAGCTCGAAGATAATACcattcaacaagaaatccTCTTCCGCATGACCAGTCGGTGGGTACGACTCTTTCCTTCTCGCTTCTTGATCATTGATGACTCCGCTCCACTCTCCGAGAAGGTCTTGTATCTTTACttcaagcttttcaaaaaaGCCATGTTTGCTGTGTTTCCCCAGGTGAAATTCTACTTCTTGCGAGACTTCGACAGTCCGCTCATGTTGGATGTTTTCAATTACATAAACGATaatgaaatcttcaattctcCCCAGTTCGATGACCCGGACTTGAAACATTATAGAAGTCAATTGAAGTCCCAGACTGCCTATTTAATCCGAGCCCTCAAttatttccaaaagagGCTTCAGTTCCTCTACAAGACCATTGTGTACCAAAGCTCAACCAAAAACCTCTTTCCAATTGAGGACCGGAAGGACTTCATCATAAACATCCCGGAGCTACGAAAGATCTTCTACGAGtcgttggacttgaaagaaactAATATTAAGTCGTTCAACCATACATTCATCAGACCCTACCACTTCCCGCACACGGGAGATATTGATATGGATGATGAGCCGGTGGATGTGGAATTGGAAACCTTAACGCCAATGGGGTTTTTGAAGGACGACACCGTGGGGATCTAG
- the VPS21 gene encoding Vacuolar protein sorting-associated protein 21 (EggNog:ENOG503NY6F; COG:U) produces the protein MSFPNPAKAVKLVLLGEAAVGKSSLVLRFVSNDFQENKEPTIGAAFLTQKCTIGDKTIKYEIWDTAGQERFASLAPMYYRNAQAALVVYDITKPASFLKARHWVKELHEQASKDITIALVGNKYDLVEDENDGDTLRKVSVEEGQKLAEDEGLLFFETSAKTSYNVNEVFVGIGTKIPESSAPTGVQQAGNEAGRIDLTTGAASTTQQTSGCC, from the coding sequence ATGAGCTTTCCGAACCCAGCCAAAGCCGTTAAGTTAGTATTATTGGGAGAAGCGGCCGTGGGAAAGTCGTCGCTTGTGTTACGATTTGTATCCAATGATTTCCAAGAAAACAAGGAGCCCACCATTGGTGCCGCATTCCTCACCCAGAAATGCACCATAGGAGACAAGACCATCAAGTACGAAATATGGGATACCGCCGGCCAGGAGCGGTTTGCCTCGTTGGCTCCCATGTACTACCGGAACGCCCAGGCCGCGTTGGTGGTGTACGACATCACCAAGCCCGCATCGTTTTTGAAGGCCCGTCACTGGGTCAAGGAGTTACACGAGCAAGCCTCAAAGGACATAACCATTGCATTAGTTGGAAACAAATACGATTTAgtggaagatgaaaatgacGGGGACACCTTGAGAAAGGTGTCGGTGGAAGAGGGCCAGAAGTTGGCCGAGGACGAAGGCTTGTTGTTTTTTGAGACCAGTGCTAAAACCTCATATAATGTGAACGAGGTGTTTGTGGGAATTGGAACCAAGATCCCCGAGTCGTCGGCTCCTACGGGGGTACAGCAAGCGGGTAATGAGGCGGGTAGAATTGACTTGACTACCGGGGCTGCTTCTACCACTCAACAGACTTCTGGATGTTGCTAG
- a CDS encoding uncharacterized protein (EggNog:ENOG503PQGV) gives MSKPDKLALRRRLYKLGHFYYNQAIQQLREVLAHTRFNVELAIVVSDFLNRVSILEFKNLHNSVVFSQGLTSIFQHSVVAEARHRPSKSISPELNRIFALIIFATASRQYPSYPHTLLYEFQEQIWEFEVHYAHLFTSISRFYVNHLKHYTQMLIGLFESTPAAQIQADYHLVFKVLRQWLINLPSRVQLIDFIEDPVEYVGLRLYQTLAMILNNIFPTVSGWFLTDFRGSLVMFNTPDYHYKTPTRLSQFPVLQDLNTYCVRSLNEVPIDTFKSTVIKNYHYLHIPESVQFTSLPRFPNCADIQEDVQFFNYNKHHMEKIRTAYEERFRHAATDHYEGSEVDPVFNWLYSNIADGSNLVDEPKKLEFRYQMFSNMFDSDKLVSDMEMDYFQLLNGNVEQYHDSAIAPHRGLYDYDRDIKDYLHTPNYDFQMHLEQPLDPFTAKQFFDAFNDFNDQLTNNNYEAEDESDIVEKFYDDMNDMYYK, from the exons ATGTCCAAACCGGATAAATTGGCATTGCGTCGACGGCTCTACAAGCTTGGACACTTTTACTATAACCAGGCGATCCAGCAATTGCGGGAAGTACTTGCACATACCCGTTTTAACGTGGAATTAGCTATTGTGGTGTCGGATTTCCTTAACCGTGTAAGCATCCTtgagttcaagaatttgCATAATTCGGTGGTGTTCTCGCAGGGGTTGACAAGCATATTCCAGCAcctggtggtggcagaGGCGCGGCATCGCCCTTCGAAGCTGATACTGCCGGAACTTAACCGGATCTTTGCATTGATTATATTTGCTACCGCTTCCAGGCAATATCCCAGTTATCCGCACACATTGCTTTATGAATTCCAGGAACAGATATGGGAATTCGAAGTTCATTACGCTCACCTCTTCACTTCTATTTCACGCTTCTATGTTAACCACCTCAAACACTATACCCAGATGTTGATTGGGTTATTTGAATCGACCCCGGCAGCCCAAATTCAGGCCGACTATCAtttggttttcaaagttctccGGCAATGGTTAATCAACCTCCCGAGCCGGGTACAGCTCATCGACTTCATAGAGGACCCGGTGGAATATGTGGGACTCCGGTTATACCAAACATTAGCCATGATCCTTAACAATATTTTCCCCACTGTTAGTGGATGGTTTCTTACTGACTTCCGTGGTAGCCTTGTCATGTTTAACACACCAGACTATCACTATAAAACCCCAACCCGGTTATCCCAATTCCCCGTCTTACAAGACCTTAATACCTACTGTGTGAGG ctgtTGAATGAAGTACCAATTGATACCTTTAAATCTACCGTCATCAAGAACTACCATTACCTTCATATCCCCGAACTGGTGCAATTCACTAGTCTTCCGAGGTTCCCCAACTGTGCTGACATCCAGGAAGATGTGcagttcttcaactatAACAAGCACCACATGGAAAAAATCCGAACTGCCTACGAGGAGCGGTTCCGGCACGCTGCCACTGATCACTACGAGGGCTCAGAAGTTGATCCGGTATTCAATTGGTTGTACAGTAACATTGCCGATGGTAGCAACTTGGTAGATGAGCCTAAAAAGTTGGAGTTCAGGTACCAGATGTTCTCCAACATGTTCGATAGCGATAAGTTGGTTAGCGATATGGAAATGGATTACttccagttgttgaacGGAAATGTGGAACAGTACCATGACCTGGCAATTGCGCCACACCGAGGGCTCTATGATTACGACAGGGATATCAAAGATTATCTCCATACTCCCAACTACGACTTCCAAATGcatcttgaacaaccaCTTGACCCATTTACGGCAAAGCAGTTTTTCGACGCCTTCAACGATTTTAACGACCAATTAACCAACAACAATTACGAAGCGGAGGATGAGAGTGATATTGTAGAAAAGTTCTACGACGATATGAATGACATGTACTATAAGTGA